In one window of Tistrella bauzanensis DNA:
- a CDS encoding helicase-related protein, whose translation MMMSADGPSRLRAVLGPTNTGKTHLAVERMLAHRTGMMGFPLRLLAREVYDRVARAKGADKVALITGEEKIVPPEARYFLCTVESMPLDLGVEFLCIDEIQLAADPDRGHIFTDRLLHARGFAETMFLGAETIAPLLRRLLPGIEIDSRPRMSKLAYTGAKSLTRLPPRTAIVAFSAADVYAIAEIMRRQRGGAAVVMGALSPRTRNAQVEMYQQGEVDFLVATDAIGMGLNLDVDHVCFASTRKYDGRDLRPLSAQELAQIAGRAGRHLRNGSFGTTAEVGGLSPDLVDAIEDHDFQPLRRLFWRSRALDFRSIDHLVRSLDVLPDIDALAPAPPAEDYLALVHMGRQPELRERARGHDAVRLLWDVCRVPDFHAAVGAGHVGLLRRLFLHLTQPGNEGRLPAAWLGDNLARLDRVDGDLDRLTERLARIRTWSYIANRPGWVADAGEFQMMARRIEDRLSDALHDRLTQRFVDRDMARASRQAEAWRAVEPLVAHDGRVDLDGRDIGRLAGFDFRPDPEAALLLEIRPVRERVRKALRRFMEARFARLAALPDLSALVVLANASAADETGGEGMPGDGAADGIDVRMDGAVLGRLGRDTEGRPRLVLPHRDHLPPEPLADLVRRVEQVLADRAAEADEPLLRLAAGALKGPARGIAFQMVEAGGITDATIARDLVAGLDDDQKRRLARFGVRLGRRYLYLKPLFEPGRIALRRPFIAARSGALLPEAADGVRTSLSLDLPVSPARATALRTAGYVVLGPRAVRVDMVERLDAQCRALLRGPQVAGGSAVDTALLAPLGCPPADAPALLAGLGYRCQAGEDGRVMLLPQKTRRPARSRDKGTGTAAPVRNAPSADGVVEAPAAPAARKPRRGGNPGATRPAPVAAIDPTNPFAKLGALFAGPGGQDAAAPDEARRNTPAGSARIRRGASR comes from the coding sequence ATGATGATGTCGGCTGACGGGCCGTCCCGCCTGCGCGCGGTGCTCGGCCCCACCAATACGGGGAAGACCCATCTGGCCGTCGAGCGGATGCTGGCGCACCGCACGGGGATGATGGGTTTCCCGCTTCGCCTGCTGGCCCGCGAGGTCTATGACCGGGTGGCCCGGGCGAAAGGCGCCGACAAGGTGGCGCTGATCACCGGCGAGGAAAAGATCGTGCCGCCCGAGGCGCGCTATTTCCTGTGCACGGTTGAAAGCATGCCGCTCGACCTGGGGGTCGAGTTTCTGTGCATCGACGAAATCCAACTGGCGGCCGATCCGGATCGCGGCCACATCTTCACCGACCGGCTGCTGCATGCCCGCGGCTTCGCCGAGACCATGTTCCTTGGCGCCGAGACCATCGCACCCCTGCTGCGCCGGCTGTTGCCGGGCATCGAGATCGACAGCCGGCCGCGGATGTCGAAGCTGGCCTATACCGGCGCCAAGAGCCTGACCCGGCTGCCGCCGCGCACCGCGATCGTCGCCTTCTCGGCGGCCGACGTTTATGCGATCGCCGAGATCATGCGCCGGCAGCGCGGCGGTGCCGCGGTGGTGATGGGCGCGTTGAGCCCGCGCACCCGCAATGCGCAGGTCGAGATGTACCAGCAGGGTGAGGTCGATTTCCTGGTCGCGACCGATGCCATCGGCATGGGGCTGAACCTGGATGTCGACCATGTCTGCTTCGCGTCGACGCGTAAATACGACGGGCGCGACCTGCGGCCGTTGTCGGCGCAGGAACTGGCGCAGATCGCCGGCCGCGCCGGGCGGCATCTGCGCAATGGCAGCTTCGGCACCACCGCCGAGGTCGGCGGGCTTTCGCCCGATCTGGTCGACGCGATCGAGGATCACGATTTCCAGCCGCTGCGGCGGCTGTTCTGGCGGTCGCGGGCGCTGGATTTCCGCAGCATCGATCATCTGGTCCGCAGCCTGGACGTGCTGCCCGACATCGACGCCCTGGCGCCGGCGCCGCCGGCCGAGGATTATCTGGCCCTGGTTCATATGGGCCGGCAGCCGGAATTGCGCGAGCGCGCCCGTGGCCATGATGCGGTGCGGCTGCTGTGGGATGTGTGTCGGGTGCCGGATTTCCACGCGGCGGTGGGGGCGGGCCATGTCGGCCTGCTGCGCCGGCTGTTCCTGCATCTGACCCAGCCCGGCAATGAAGGCCGGCTGCCGGCGGCCTGGCTTGGTGACAATCTGGCCCGGCTGGACCGTGTGGATGGCGATCTGGACCGGCTGACCGAGCGGCTGGCCCGGATCCGCACCTGGAGCTATATCGCCAACCGGCCCGGCTGGGTGGCCGATGCCGGTGAATTCCAGATGATGGCGCGGCGGATCGAGGACCGGTTGTCGGATGCCCTGCACGACCGGCTGACCCAGCGCTTCGTGGATCGCGACATGGCCCGTGCCAGCCGGCAGGCCGAAGCCTGGCGGGCGGTGGAGCCGCTGGTCGCCCATGACGGCCGGGTGGATCTGGACGGGCGCGATATCGGCCGGCTGGCGGGCTTCGATTTCCGGCCCGACCCGGAGGCGGCGCTGCTGCTGGAGATCCGGCCGGTGCGCGAGCGGGTGCGCAAGGCGCTGCGCCGGTTCATGGAGGCACGTTTCGCCCGGTTGGCGGCGCTGCCCGATCTGTCGGCGCTCGTCGTGCTGGCCAACGCGTCGGCGGCGGACGAGACGGGTGGCGAGGGCATGCCCGGCGACGGCGCGGCCGACGGCATCGACGTCCGGATGGACGGCGCGGTTCTGGGCCGGCTCGGCCGTGACACGGAAGGCCGGCCACGGCTGGTGCTGCCGCATCGCGACCATCTGCCGCCCGAGCCGCTGGCGGATCTGGTGCGACGGGTTGAACAGGTGCTGGCCGATCGCGCGGCCGAAGCCGATGAGCCGCTGCTGCGACTGGCGGCCGGGGCGCTGAAAGGCCCGGCGCGCGGCATCGCATTCCAGATGGTCGAAGCCGGCGGCATCACCGATGCAACCATTGCCCGCGATCTGGTCGCCGGGCTCGACGATGATCAGAAGCGCCGGCTGGCGCGATTCGGGGTCAGGCTGGGCCGGCGGTATCTGTATCTGAAGCCGTTGTTCGAGCCGGGGCGGATTGCCCTGCGCCGGCCGTTCATCGCCGCCCGCAGCGGGGCGTTGCTGCCTGAAGCCGCCGACGGCGTGCGCACCTCGCTGAGCCTGGATCTGCCGGTGTCGCCGGCACGCGCCACCGCGTTGCGGACGGCGGGCTATGTGGTGCTGGGTCCGCGCGCGGTGCGGGTGGACATGGTGGAACGGCTGGACGCGCAATGCCGGGCATTGCTGCGCGGACCGCAGGTGGCGGGCGGCAGCGCTGTCGACACCGCCCTGCTGGCGCCGCTGGGCTGCCCGCCCGCCGATGCGCCGGCGCTGCTGGCGGGGCTGGGCTATCGCTGCCAGGCCGGCGAGGACGGCCGGGTGATGCTGCTGCCGCAAAAGACCCGCCGGCCGGCCAGATCGCGTGACAAAGGCACCGGAACCGCGGCGCCTGTGCGCAATGCTCCATCGGCCGATGGGGTGGTGGAGGCGCCTGCCGCGCCCGCGGCCCGCAAGCCGCGCCGGGGCGGCAATCCTGGTGCCACCAGACCGGCGCCGGTTGCCGCCATCGATCCGACAAACCCCTTCGCCAAGCTCGGCGCCCTGTTCGCAGGGCCGGGCGGCCAGGACGCCGCAGCCCCCGATGAGGCGCGGCGGAATACCCCAGCAGGCTCAGCACGAATCCGCAGAGGTGCCAGCCGATGA